One Deinococcus cellulosilyticus NBRC 106333 = KACC 11606 DNA segment encodes these proteins:
- a CDS encoding PadR family transcriptional regulator: MDQKFKQGTLDLILLSVLEEKPMYGLEILKAVNSKSGGIFSFKEGSLYPSLHKLVKEKCIEASWEPSTSGGPPRKYYKVTDTGIQTLKSKKEEWATLKTGMDLLLRFS; encoded by the coding sequence ATGGACCAGAAATTCAAACAGGGCACCCTCGATTTGATCCTGCTCTCAGTGCTTGAGGAGAAACCCATGTATGGGCTGGAAATCCTCAAAGCCGTGAACAGCAAATCAGGAGGCATTTTCAGTTTCAAGGAAGGCAGTCTGTACCCCAGCCTGCACAAACTGGTGAAAGAAAAGTGCATCGAGGCGTCCTGGGAACCTTCCACCTCAGGAGGCCCGCCCCGCAAGTATTACAAGGTGACCGACACTGGCATCCAGACCCTGAAAAGCAAGAAAGAAGAATGGGCCACCCTCAAAACCGGGATGGACCTGCTCCTGAGGTTCTCTTGA
- a CDS encoding antibiotic biosynthesis monooxygenase, producing the protein MQEGAVTFSVSRLVRPDRIAEFEAWVKGFGEIAQKYPGHLGVGVIRPVDGAAPEYTMIIRFDSYDNFKNWQESPERQEWLDRSEPMIQGEPRMNIIPGLEYWFTPPTAPVLKTPPQHKQVVAVMLGLFPLSLVMAWVGPHWFSGMPFVVRQFFSSVIVVVLMTYLVMPNINKWLRVWLTK; encoded by the coding sequence ATGCAAGAGGGCGCAGTGACCTTTTCCGTTTCCAGACTCGTTCGACCAGACCGCATTGCTGAATTTGAAGCCTGGGTCAAAGGCTTTGGAGAAATTGCCCAGAAGTATCCTGGCCACCTTGGGGTCGGGGTGATCCGTCCGGTGGATGGGGCCGCCCCCGAGTACACCATGATCATCCGTTTTGACTCCTACGACAACTTCAAGAACTGGCAGGAGTCTCCGGAACGCCAGGAATGGCTGGACCGCTCAGAGCCCATGATTCAGGGTGAACCCCGAATGAACATCATTCCAGGTCTGGAATACTGGTTCACCCCTCCCACTGCTCCTGTGCTCAAGACCCCTCCGCAACACAAGCAGGTGGTGGCCGTGATGCTTGGTCTCTTTCCGCTCAGTCTGGTGATGGCCTGGGTGGGGCCCCACTGGTTCTCAGGAATGCCTTTTGTGGTGCGGCAATTTTTCAGCTCGGTCATTGTGGTGGTCCTGATGACCTACCTGGTGATGCCAAACATCAACAAGTGGCTGCGGGTGTGGCTGACCAAATAG
- the gnd gene encoding phosphogluconate dehydrogenase (NAD(+)-dependent, decarboxylating) gives MKIGLIGLGRMGGNMATRLIRAGHEIVGFDLSEENRQKAASNGAEIANTLDDLIAALPERKVVWVMVPHGKPTESTLQSLLEKLAEHDIVIDGGNSNYQDSMRRGEIFAEKGMFFLDAGTSGGIWGLEEGYCLMIGGDTDAVVHVSPIFAALAPNPKGWLHVGPVGSGHFVKMVHNGIEYGMMQAYAEGLELMRAKEEFGLNLANITELWRHGSVVRSWLLDLTAEYLKNDPELKDLSDYVSDSGEGRWTVIDSIQEGVPAPVITLSVQMRLRSQQDQSYAGKVLSAMRNAFGGHAVKKVSDE, from the coding sequence ATGAAAATAGGTTTGATCGGTTTGGGAAGAATGGGCGGCAACATGGCCACACGCCTCATCCGTGCTGGACATGAGATTGTCGGATTTGACTTGAGCGAAGAAAACCGCCAGAAAGCTGCATCAAATGGTGCCGAGATCGCAAACACCCTGGATGACCTGATTGCAGCCCTCCCGGAGCGCAAGGTGGTGTGGGTGATGGTGCCTCACGGCAAACCCACCGAGAGCACCCTGCAGTCTCTGCTGGAAAAACTTGCTGAACATGACATTGTGATCGATGGGGGCAACTCCAACTACCAGGACAGCATGCGCCGTGGAGAAATCTTTGCTGAGAAGGGCATGTTCTTTCTGGACGCAGGGACTTCTGGAGGCATCTGGGGCCTGGAAGAGGGCTACTGCCTGATGATCGGTGGGGACACCGACGCAGTGGTGCATGTGAGCCCCATTTTCGCCGCACTGGCCCCCAATCCCAAAGGTTGGCTACACGTCGGACCTGTGGGCTCGGGACATTTTGTCAAAATGGTCCACAACGGCATTGAGTACGGGATGATGCAAGCGTACGCCGAAGGTCTCGAACTGATGCGCGCCAAAGAAGAATTCGGGCTGAACCTTGCCAACATCACAGAACTGTGGCGGCATGGCAGCGTGGTGAGAAGCTGGTTGCTCGACCTCACCGCCGAATACCTCAAGAACGACCCCGAGCTGAAAGACCTCTCTGATTATGTGTCTGATTCGGGCGAGGGCCGCTGGACGGTGATCGATTCCATTCAGGAGGGGGTGCCTGCCCCTGTGATCACCCTCAGTGTGCAGATGCGTCTGCGCAGCCAGCAAGACCAGTCCTACGCTGGGAAAGTGCTGTCTGCAATGCGCAATGCCTTTGGTGGGCATGCAGTGAAAAAGGTGAGTGATGAGTAA
- a CDS encoding permease prefix domain 1-containing protein has protein sequence MTLDQYIKKATRGLPRKDRIDAAAELRAHLIEKIKELMQQGFSREEATYLAVQEMGSPQLPLAQRIRHFAQHHLPYWVLGVLLLGTAVWWGKDNLFAPRAGIHPLEDLGLQELKAVVGRGVQSQSGWQAVKVVYPPETKYITMSIVGGDETGDGISTSSGSLPVPGKQGRPNNFRATSTFLLGVQRLPEKWCQGLSLITLHVHEGGEGSSGLCLGAHPEDRGVLFRGWDVHSPFLGRREIKLDTWIPLAEIYVPERKACSPSCPTSPINTLEERVRHPEHWQLLMIYASTNTHRPDPVVAWNVSRSQWDITSRPRLRASE, from the coding sequence ATGACCCTTGACCAGTACATCAAAAAGGCCACCAGAGGCCTGCCCAGAAAAGACCGTATCGATGCGGCTGCAGAGCTTCGTGCCCACCTGATTGAGAAAATCAAGGAGCTGATGCAGCAGGGGTTCTCCAGAGAAGAAGCCACTTATCTGGCTGTTCAGGAAATGGGAAGTCCACAACTTCCACTGGCCCAGCGCATCAGGCACTTTGCACAACACCACTTGCCTTACTGGGTGCTTGGGGTTCTGCTTCTGGGGACAGCAGTCTGGTGGGGGAAGGACAACCTTTTTGCACCCCGAGCAGGCATCCATCCTCTGGAAGACCTTGGCCTGCAGGAGCTGAAAGCTGTGGTCGGGCGTGGGGTGCAGAGCCAGTCCGGATGGCAGGCGGTCAAGGTGGTTTACCCGCCTGAAACAAAATACATCACCATGTCCATCGTCGGGGGAGATGAGACAGGAGACGGCATCAGCACCTCTTCGGGGTCTCTTCCTGTTCCTGGAAAGCAGGGCCGTCCCAACAATTTCCGGGCCACCTCCACATTCCTGCTCGGGGTGCAACGCCTTCCAGAGAAATGGTGTCAGGGCCTGAGCCTGATCACCCTCCATGTTCACGAAGGGGGCGAAGGCAGCAGTGGTCTCTGTCTTGGTGCACATCCTGAGGATCGAGGTGTTCTCTTTCGTGGCTGGGATGTGCACTCACCTTTCCTGGGTCGGCGTGAAATCAAACTGGACACATGGATTCCCCTGGCAGAGATTTATGTGCCTGAGAGAAAGGCTTGCAGCCCTTCCTGCCCGACTTCACCCATCAACACCCTGGAAGAACGGGTCCGTCATCCAGAGCACTGGCAATTGCTGATGATTTATGCTTCCACAAACACCCATCGGCCTGATCCGGTGGTGGCCTGGAATGTTTCCAGAAGCCAGTGGGACATCACATCCAGGCCCCGACTCAGGGCTTCTGAATGA
- a CDS encoding glucose-6-phosphate dehydrogenase assembly protein OpcA: MHGPVVTDVRQAPKALEKLWAQTNQEYRTHTGNIVVITELDLQENVLTALTELNARHAKRQIVGIIDPNLEGVRVEVSIFDQRGRYIERLVIYGQEEHLCGAILPLLQPGVQTYVWWATYRNPNVELLEELAELADLVIADTVTLNIPQDARYELTDLNWARTLSWREITAQLFDSPEAAALLNKIEKLDVYYAEGRRRDVVAKLYLGWFASRLGWNDLSNITLHAEPADGRGNGEILGFDIKADGATLSARALNSDCVDVNIQLTSGTHHNTLHQPMRSIAALLGYVLDGQENPSVFEASLKNAKAY; encoded by the coding sequence ATGCACGGTCCTGTGGTCACCGACGTCAGACAGGCACCGAAAGCCCTGGAGAAACTCTGGGCTCAAACCAACCAGGAGTACCGCACCCACACCGGCAACATTGTGGTGATCACCGAACTGGACCTGCAGGAGAACGTCCTCACTGCCCTGACGGAACTGAACGCCCGTCACGCCAAACGCCAGATCGTGGGCATCATTGACCCCAATCTGGAAGGGGTCAGGGTGGAGGTCAGCATCTTCGACCAGAGAGGCCGCTACATTGAACGTCTGGTGATCTACGGACAGGAGGAGCACCTGTGTGGGGCCATCCTGCCCCTGCTGCAACCTGGCGTGCAGACGTACGTCTGGTGGGCCACCTACCGCAACCCCAACGTGGAACTGCTGGAAGAACTGGCTGAACTTGCAGATCTGGTGATTGCAGACACGGTGACCCTCAACATCCCCCAGGATGCCCGTTATGAACTCACCGACCTGAACTGGGCCAGAACCCTGTCCTGGCGTGAAATCACCGCGCAGCTTTTCGATTCCCCGGAAGCAGCAGCCCTGCTGAACAAAATTGAAAAGCTGGATGTGTACTACGCAGAGGGACGCCGCAGAGATGTGGTGGCCAAGCTGTACCTCGGGTGGTTCGCCTCAAGGCTGGGCTGGAACGACCTCAGCAACATCACCCTGCATGCAGAGCCTGCAGACGGACGCGGCAACGGTGAAATTCTGGGTTTTGACATCAAAGCCGATGGGGCCACCCTCAGTGCCAGAGCGCTGAATTCTGACTGCGTGGATGTGAACATCCAGCTCACTTCTGGCACCCACCACAACACCCTGCACCAGCCCATGCGATCCATTGCTGCCCTGCTGGGTTATGTGCTGGACGGTCAGGAAAACCCCAGTGTGTTTGAGGCATCGCTGAAAAACGCCAAGGCGTATTGA
- a CDS encoding alpha/beta fold hydrolase, producing MRISRFWKTILYIAGINHLYQLWHNTAFARKHFMPGNRVDVGGYNLHYEIMGEHHEGPTVILEAGMGGSTPYWTAISPTVAKFARVLSYDRAGYGWSDNRSGKCTMECLVEELHHLLKAADVRPPYVLVGHSFGGVVNRIYAQKYPDEVAGMILVDSATVWKGKKGRLHRQSQRAALRHRLIRLGFPLWIAQLNLIYPLMLKPLGEIPWKTKFALINMFFLRKSARTYLTELSIVADAVTEAERESSLGDLPLTVIRHGHEVSKDAPKLLRETEKIMVEAQERLLKLSTRARMMVAKKSGHQVIMDQPEVVVQAIREMHKQLTEGWEPPMPKKSAAEQEAGLEAADLVEA from the coding sequence ATGCGCATCTCCCGGTTCTGGAAAACCATCCTTTACATTGCGGGCATCAACCACCTCTACCAGTTGTGGCACAACACAGCGTTTGCGAGGAAGCACTTCATGCCCGGGAACCGGGTGGATGTGGGAGGGTACAACCTGCATTACGAAATCATGGGAGAGCACCATGAGGGCCCCACTGTGATTCTGGAAGCAGGCATGGGAGGGAGTACCCCTTACTGGACGGCCATTTCCCCAACCGTCGCAAAATTTGCCAGGGTGCTCAGTTATGACCGTGCAGGGTACGGCTGGAGCGACAACCGCTCTGGGAAATGCACCATGGAGTGTCTGGTGGAGGAACTTCACCATTTGCTCAAGGCGGCAGATGTCAGACCTCCCTATGTGCTGGTGGGTCACTCCTTTGGTGGCGTGGTCAACCGGATTTACGCCCAGAAGTATCCAGATGAAGTGGCAGGCATGATTCTGGTGGACTCGGCCACGGTCTGGAAGGGCAAAAAGGGACGCCTGCACCGTCAGTCTCAACGGGCCGCATTGCGTCACAGACTGATTCGTCTGGGGTTCCCTTTGTGGATAGCTCAGCTCAACCTGATTTATCCCCTGATGCTCAAGCCTCTGGGTGAAATTCCCTGGAAAACCAAATTTGCCCTGATCAACATGTTCTTCCTGAGAAAATCTGCCAGAACCTACCTGACGGAACTCTCCATCGTGGCGGACGCAGTGACAGAAGCAGAGAGGGAAAGCAGCCTGGGCGATCTTCCCCTGACCGTCATTCGTCACGGGCATGAAGTCTCAAAAGACGCCCCCAAACTCCTCAGGGAGACTGAAAAGATCATGGTGGAGGCCCAGGAACGTCTGCTGAAACTTTCCACCCGCGCCCGCATGATGGTGGCCAAAAAGAGCGGTCACCAGGTGATCATGGATCAGCCTGAGGTGGTGGTGCAGGCCATCCGTGAGATGCACAAGCAACTCACCGAAGGCTGGGAGCCTCCCATGCCCAAAAAATCCGCAGCAGAACAGGAAGCAGGACTGGAAGCTGCAGATCTTGTGGAAGCCTGA
- the pgl gene encoding 6-phosphogluconolactonase: MQYHISSTPQELGQEAARAFVDLYNQAVQDRGIFTVALSGGSTPVHLYKALAQTDLDWSRVRFYFSDERTVPADHKDSNYKTAKDNFFDGVGIQPEHVFRMEGELDPQEAASRYAAVLPDQLDLCYLGMGDDGHTASLFPDTEALTASGRVVANFVPKLNTWRITFTFEEINRSRNIHILATGANKKEVLLEVKNKSGKHPIEGVENPFWYVDAAIAELL, encoded by the coding sequence ATGCAATACCACATTTCCAGCACTCCCCAGGAACTCGGGCAGGAGGCTGCCCGTGCATTTGTAGACCTTTACAATCAGGCCGTGCAGGACAGAGGAATTTTCACTGTGGCGCTTTCTGGCGGCAGCACCCCAGTGCACCTGTATAAAGCTCTGGCACAGACGGATCTGGACTGGTCCAGAGTGCGTTTCTACTTCAGTGATGAGCGCACTGTGCCTGCAGACCATAAAGACAGCAATTACAAGACCGCAAAGGACAACTTCTTTGATGGGGTCGGCATCCAGCCTGAGCATGTCTTTCGCATGGAAGGAGAGCTGGACCCTCAGGAGGCCGCTTCCCGCTATGCTGCCGTGCTCCCGGATCAACTTGACCTGTGCTACCTGGGCATGGGAGACGATGGGCACACCGCAAGCCTGTTCCCTGACACCGAAGCCCTGACGGCTTCTGGTCGTGTGGTGGCCAATTTCGTGCCAAAGCTGAACACCTGGCGCATCACCTTCACGTTTGAAGAGATCAACCGCTCCAGAAACATCCACATTCTGGCCACAGGGGCAAACAAGAAAGAAGTGCTTCTGGAAGTCAAAAACAAAAGCGGCAAGCATCCCATTGAAGGTGTGGAGAACCCCTTCTGGTATGTGGACGCTGCAATTGCTGAATTGCTCTGA
- a CDS encoding peptidase C39 family protein, which produces MNLKILSVLVLLTTMTATAKTTLQTFSSEAFQTSKLQQVTAGPVVRLSPAQKTGTLESAEIAVPAFDTLILSWNAKAPVGTQVRLEARVFTAGHWSRYYTLGIWSEDEKVRQSVNGQKDSDGRVLTDTLKLTSQGTKYQYRVTFQSSKAGASPELRNISVMTSSASKPGAYTPNKTVWGKVLDVPLRSQMIYPDGGEAWCSPTSTSMVMKYYGIDLSVPEAAQKTYDPAYDGTGNWVFNTALAGSHGLNAYVTRLEHLGEAEQWISKNVPVIISMGWKKGELPGAPLPQSSGHLMVIVGFDKNGNVVMNDPAGKDDTQVRRTYNRAILEKLWLEHSGGTAYIIQKP; this is translated from the coding sequence ATGAACCTCAAAATCCTGTCTGTGCTTGTTCTGTTGACCACCATGACTGCAACTGCCAAAACCACCCTGCAAACCTTCAGCTCTGAAGCCTTCCAGACCAGCAAACTGCAACAGGTGACCGCTGGACCTGTGGTCAGGCTCTCTCCCGCCCAGAAGACAGGAACCCTGGAATCTGCTGAAATTGCCGTTCCGGCATTTGACACCCTGATCCTCTCCTGGAATGCGAAAGCACCTGTGGGCACACAGGTTCGCCTGGAAGCCAGGGTCTTCACAGCAGGTCACTGGAGCAGGTATTACACCCTGGGCATCTGGTCCGAGGATGAAAAGGTTCGCCAGAGTGTCAATGGACAGAAGGATTCAGATGGTCGGGTGCTGACCGACACCCTGAAACTGACCTCTCAGGGAACGAAGTACCAGTACAGGGTCACCTTCCAGAGCAGCAAAGCCGGCGCAAGTCCTGAGTTGCGCAACATCTCGGTGATGACCTCCTCTGCTTCGAAACCTGGGGCTTACACGCCCAACAAAACCGTCTGGGGTAAGGTTCTCGATGTGCCTCTACGTTCCCAGATGATCTATCCAGATGGTGGCGAAGCCTGGTGCAGCCCCACCAGCACCAGCATGGTGATGAAGTATTACGGCATTGACCTCTCTGTGCCGGAAGCCGCCCAGAAAACATATGATCCTGCCTATGACGGCACAGGAAACTGGGTGTTCAATACGGCTCTGGCCGGAAGCCATGGCCTGAACGCATATGTGACCCGTCTGGAACACCTGGGAGAAGCCGAGCAGTGGATTTCAAAGAATGTGCCGGTGATCATCAGCATGGGCTGGAAGAAAGGGGAGTTGCCTGGCGCGCCCCTGCCCCAGTCCTCAGGACACCTGATGGTCATTGTCGGTTTTGACAAAAATGGCAATGTGGTGATGAATGACCCGGCAGGCAAGGACGACACCCAGGTGAGGCGCACCTACAACCGGGCCATTCTGGAAAAACTGTGGCTTGAGCACTCGGGTGGGACGGCTTACATCATTCAGAAGCCCTGA
- a CDS encoding DNA-3-methyladenine glycosylase family protein, with protein MSKTKIIMDHLSLDPILGAVIEKVGPPPEVLKSRHDRPFTVLASSVIGQQLSGKAADAIEKRVVALTGGLLPELLRHHTAEALRACGLSNAKSKTLLALSDAALEGKVNFDGLDPLSNEEIIEQLLPIWGIGRWTVEMFLMFGLGREDIYSLGDGALKRAFANLYGESNLDEVTMRWSPYRSYASWYLWRTL; from the coding sequence ATGTCCAAAACAAAAATCATCATGGACCATCTGTCTCTGGACCCCATCCTGGGGGCCGTCATTGAAAAAGTGGGACCACCCCCAGAGGTTCTGAAATCCCGTCATGATCGACCCTTTACGGTTCTTGCTAGCTCTGTGATTGGTCAGCAGCTTTCGGGCAAGGCGGCAGATGCCATCGAAAAGCGTGTGGTGGCTTTAACTGGAGGCCTCCTGCCTGAGTTGCTCCGTCACCACACTGCCGAGGCCCTGAGGGCGTGTGGTCTTTCCAATGCCAAATCCAAAACCCTGCTTGCCCTCAGTGATGCCGCCCTGGAAGGCAAGGTGAACTTCGATGGGCTGGACCCCCTCTCCAATGAAGAGATCATTGAGCAACTGCTGCCCATCTGGGGCATTGGGCGCTGGACGGTGGAGATGTTCCTCATGTTCGGCCTGGGCAGAGAAGACATCTACTCTCTGGGAGATGGAGCATTGAAACGGGCCTTTGCAAACCTGTATGGTGAATCCAACCTGGATGAAGTGACCATGCGCTGGAGCCCTTACCGCAGCTATGCCAGCTGGTACCTCTGGAGGACCCTTTAA
- the ffh gene encoding signal recognition particle protein — translation MFESLGKKLQDILDNVRQQGRLTEAQVKAAMREIRMALLEADVNFNVAKDFVARVSEKAVGQDVLTSLNAGQQVVKIVHDELIETLGGSAQQPQLKTENNVWFMVGLQGAGKTTSTGKLAAHYKGKGRRVLLVAADTQRPAAREQLKVLGNQVGVPVLEVQDNEPPHVTQQRVKEYLQKDFRDLVIVDTAGRLQIDENLMDQLADLKTALNPTETLLVVDAMTGQEALNVAETFDKRVNLSGLIITKMDGDARGGAALSARFVTGKPIYFAGVSEKITGLEPFYPDRVASRILGMGDVLTLIERAQQAELSAMDPNKKITDFDLEDLLLQMKNLRKMGPLGDIMKLIPGMSKMLPEGFNVDEKQLKQIEAIIQSMTLRERRDPKVINGQRRKRIAAGSGRTVQEVNRLLKMHDQMKDMMKVMQRMGMGKGGKGMPKMPFGR, via the coding sequence ATGTTTGAGTCGTTAGGCAAGAAACTCCAGGACATTCTGGACAATGTGCGTCAGCAGGGACGCCTGACCGAAGCTCAGGTGAAAGCTGCCATGCGCGAGATCCGCATGGCCCTGCTGGAAGCAGATGTGAACTTCAACGTGGCCAAGGACTTCGTGGCCCGTGTCTCCGAAAAAGCCGTTGGACAGGATGTGCTGACCAGCCTGAATGCAGGCCAGCAGGTCGTCAAGATCGTTCACGATGAACTGATCGAAACCCTCGGGGGCAGTGCCCAGCAACCCCAGCTCAAAACCGAGAACAACGTCTGGTTCATGGTGGGTCTGCAGGGAGCAGGGAAGACCACTTCCACAGGCAAACTGGCTGCCCATTACAAAGGCAAAGGCCGTCGTGTGCTGCTGGTTGCTGCGGACACCCAGCGTCCTGCTGCCCGCGAACAGCTCAAAGTGCTGGGCAATCAGGTGGGTGTGCCTGTGCTGGAAGTGCAGGACAACGAGCCTCCGCACGTCACCCAGCAAAGGGTCAAAGAATACCTGCAGAAAGACTTCCGGGATCTGGTGATTGTGGACACCGCAGGCCGTCTGCAGATCGACGAAAACCTGATGGACCAGCTTGCAGACCTGAAAACAGCACTGAACCCCACCGAAACCCTGCTGGTGGTGGATGCCATGACCGGTCAGGAAGCCCTGAACGTGGCCGAGACTTTCGACAAACGGGTGAACCTTTCGGGCCTGATCATCACTAAGATGGACGGTGACGCCCGTGGGGGTGCTGCACTGTCTGCCCGTTTTGTGACTGGCAAACCCATCTACTTTGCCGGGGTCAGCGAGAAGATCACAGGTCTGGAGCCTTTCTACCCTGACCGTGTGGCAAGCCGCATCCTCGGGATGGGCGATGTGCTCACCCTGATCGAGCGTGCCCAGCAGGCAGAGCTTTCTGCCATGGACCCCAACAAAAAGATCACCGATTTCGACCTCGAAGACCTCTTGCTGCAGATGAAGAACCTGCGCAAGATGGGACCTCTGGGCGACATCATGAAACTGATTCCAGGCATGAGCAAAATGCTCCCTGAGGGTTTCAATGTGGATGAAAAACAACTCAAGCAGATTGAGGCCATCATCCAGTCCATGACCCTCCGTGAACGCCGGGACCCCAAAGTCATCAACGGTCAGCGCCGCAAGCGCATTGCTGCAGGCTCAGGGCGCACTGTGCAGGAGGTCAACCGCCTGCTGAAAATGCACGACCAGATGAAGGACATGATGAAGGTCATGCAGCGCATGGGGATGGGCAAGGGCGGCAAGGGCATGCCCAAGATGCCGTTTGGCAGATAG
- the zwf gene encoding glucose-6-phosphate dehydrogenase — protein MSNPFREGMRRRRTPDACVLVIFGVGDLTQRKLLPALYRLAMEGELNPNFSIVGVGRRDWSDEGFRDFAEDSVKTSKETGEFDQQTWDGFQEGLFFVGGPFDQSETFRKLKEKLEEVSRQRDTGGNVVFYLATPPSVFAPIAELLGEQGLQEEGSNFWRRLVIEKPFGVDLESARELNAHIHKTWEEHQIYRIDHYLGKETVQNLMAMRFGNVIFEPLWNRQYIEHIQITASEDLGMEGRGAYYEEAGIMRDMLQNHILQMFSLVAMEPPANFDANAIRDEKVKVLKSITPIPKERVGEFAVRGQYGKGTLYGESVAGYREEKGVAPDSVTPTYVALKLEVNNWRWQGVPFFLRTAKRLPKKVTEIAVVFKNPPSDIFPNKAERNVLAIRIQPDEGMSLKFNSKVPGQDNYLREVVMDFKYDAFGQLTGTPYGRLLLDSMLGDATLFPREDEVELAWQLVDGILEAWKAPAPEFPNYKAGTWGPDAADELIGPNRRWRRL, from the coding sequence ATGAGTAATCCATTTCGTGAAGGCATGCGCAGACGCCGCACCCCCGACGCCTGTGTGCTGGTGATTTTTGGTGTGGGTGATCTGACCCAGCGCAAATTGCTTCCTGCGCTGTACCGTCTGGCAATGGAAGGGGAACTGAATCCCAACTTCTCCATCGTGGGCGTGGGTCGCCGGGACTGGTCCGATGAGGGCTTCCGGGATTTTGCAGAAGACAGCGTGAAAACCAGCAAGGAAACCGGAGAATTCGACCAGCAGACCTGGGATGGTTTCCAGGAAGGCCTGTTCTTTGTGGGTGGTCCTTTTGACCAGAGCGAGACCTTCAGAAAGCTGAAGGAGAAGCTGGAAGAGGTGTCCCGTCAGCGGGACACTGGCGGCAATGTGGTGTTCTACCTGGCCACCCCTCCCAGTGTGTTTGCCCCGATTGCTGAGCTTCTGGGTGAACAGGGGCTTCAGGAAGAAGGCAGCAACTTCTGGCGTCGTCTGGTGATTGAGAAGCCTTTCGGGGTCGATCTGGAAAGTGCCCGTGAACTGAACGCCCACATCCACAAAACCTGGGAAGAGCACCAGATCTACCGCATCGACCACTACCTCGGAAAAGAAACCGTGCAGAACCTGATGGCGATGCGCTTCGGGAACGTGATTTTCGAGCCCCTGTGGAACCGCCAGTACATTGAGCACATCCAGATCACCGCATCTGAAGACCTCGGGATGGAAGGGCGCGGAGCCTACTACGAGGAAGCCGGAATCATGCGCGACATGCTGCAGAACCACATCCTGCAGATGTTCTCGCTGGTGGCGATGGAGCCCCCTGCCAACTTTGATGCCAACGCCATCCGGGACGAGAAGGTGAAAGTGCTCAAAAGCATCACCCCAATTCCCAAAGAGCGCGTTGGGGAGTTCGCTGTACGTGGGCAATACGGCAAGGGCACCCTCTACGGTGAATCTGTCGCGGGCTACCGTGAGGAAAAGGGCGTGGCTCCTGACTCTGTGACCCCCACCTATGTGGCCCTCAAGCTTGAGGTGAACAATTGGCGCTGGCAGGGGGTGCCTTTCTTCCTGCGCACCGCCAAGCGTCTGCCCAAAAAGGTGACTGAGATTGCCGTGGTCTTCAAGAACCCCCCCTCTGACATCTTCCCCAACAAGGCAGAGCGCAATGTGCTGGCGATCCGCATCCAGCCTGACGAAGGCATGAGCCTGAAGTTCAACTCCAAGGTGCCCGGACAGGACAACTACCTGCGCGAGGTGGTGATGGACTTCAAATACGACGCCTTCGGACAGCTGACCGGTACCCCTTATGGACGCCTGCTGCTGGACAGCATGCTGGGAGACGCCACCCTCTTCCCCCGTGAAGACGAAGTGGAACTCGCATGGCAACTCGTTGACGGTATTCTGGAAGCATGGAAAGCCCCCGCTCCAGAGTTCCCCAACTACAAGGCTGGAACCTGGGGTCCCGACGCAGCCGATGAACTGATTGGTCCCAACCGCCGCTGGCGGAGATTGTGA